A region of Streptomyces sp. NBC_01788 DNA encodes the following proteins:
- a CDS encoding MFS transporter, producing the protein MRSYQQLFRTPEFTPLFLASCAQTVAQTASGLALGTLVYRATDSPLLSAVSMFGPSLAQVLGATLFLSGSDRLPPRRALVGVCLSFAAGTALLAVPGLALWAVFAVILAQGLVASLGGGVRWGLLNEILSKDGYLLGRSVFNMMSGIMQIIGFATGGVLVAALSPRVSLLLSAALYAVAAAVLRLGLTRRRPRTSGRPSVSATWRTNALLWSSRPRRLTYLGLWLPNGLVVGCESLYVSYSPAAAGTLFACAAFGMLAGDVTVGRLLPPAVRRRAATPLLLLLAAPYLLFVLHPSVPVAACLVTLASVGFGASLVQQERLMASTPDELAGHALGLHSAGMLTLQGASAALAGTIAQLTSPATAMTATAAASTTITLTLAAASRRPNPENPNPSSPTPDTPTARTTPPPTPQEEHPSR; encoded by the coding sequence ATGCGCAGCTACCAGCAGCTCTTCCGCACCCCGGAGTTCACGCCGCTCTTCCTCGCGTCCTGTGCGCAGACGGTGGCCCAGACGGCGAGCGGACTCGCGCTCGGCACCCTGGTGTACCGGGCGACGGACTCGCCGCTGCTCTCCGCGGTGAGCATGTTCGGGCCCTCGCTGGCCCAGGTGCTCGGCGCGACCCTCTTCCTGTCCGGATCGGACCGGCTGCCGCCGAGGCGTGCGCTGGTGGGCGTCTGCCTGTCCTTCGCGGCGGGCACGGCGCTGCTGGCGGTGCCCGGTCTGGCGCTGTGGGCGGTCTTCGCGGTGATCCTCGCGCAGGGGCTGGTCGCCTCCCTGGGCGGGGGAGTCCGCTGGGGCCTGCTGAACGAGATCCTGTCCAAGGACGGCTATCTGCTCGGGCGTTCGGTGTTCAACATGATGAGCGGCATCATGCAGATCATCGGGTTCGCGACGGGCGGGGTGCTGGTGGCGGCCCTGTCACCGCGGGTCTCGCTGCTGCTGTCCGCCGCGCTCTACGCCGTGGCGGCGGCGGTGCTCCGCCTCGGCCTGACCCGGCGGCGTCCGCGCACCTCCGGCCGCCCGTCCGTCTCGGCGACCTGGCGCACCAACGCCCTGCTCTGGTCGTCCCGCCCGCGCCGTCTGACCTACCTGGGCCTGTGGCTCCCCAACGGCCTGGTGGTCGGCTGCGAGTCCCTGTACGTCTCCTACAGCCCCGCGGCGGCGGGCACGCTGTTCGCGTGCGCGGCGTTCGGGATGCTGGCCGGCGATGTGACGGTGGGCCGCCTGCTGCCTCCGGCGGTACGCCGCCGGGCGGCCACGCCGCTGCTCCTGCTGCTGGCCGCCCCGTACCTGCTCTTCGTCCTCCACCCGTCCGTACCGGTGGCCGCCTGCCTGGTGACCCTCGCCTCCGTCGGCTTCGGCGCGAGCCTGGTCCAGCAGGAGCGCCTGATGGCCTCGACCCCCGACGAACTGGCCGGCCACGCCCTGGGCCTGCACTCCGCGGGCATGCTCACCCTCCAGGGCGCGAGCGCCGCCCTGGCCGGCACGATCGCCCAACTCACGTCCCCCGCCACGGCGATGACGGCAACAGCAGCGGCCTCGACGACGATCACCCTGACCCTCGCCGCAGCCTCCCGCCGCCCTAACCCCGAGAACCCGAACCCCTCCTCACCCACGCCCGACACCCCCACCGCGCGAACAACCCCACCCCCAACGCCCCAAGAAGAGCACCCCAGTCGATGA
- a CDS encoding ArsR/SmtB family transcription factor yields the protein MGLWHFNADTLAGSRFVLSPLAETFASLKLLHAGSGNHPGEQAWLRAHLPAYRRLLVGDPVTALLVRAGLGRDWIADFLTPTPLDEESFEEGVERVRAADPEAARAHLRTSLAGPLPAALERDDLPERAARLLEYVWADTVRPSWTRRRHVLEADVVARTAQVSRGGWAAVLDTLRPGTRWLGENRFQVNLHEYPPRELSGAQLVFVPVTPKTGWVAWDEPRRRYAVVYPCAGALADTDARRASVPTGLGALLGRARAEVLLLLASPLSTTQLTAVTGQTLGSVGRHLRVLLDAGLVQRRRAGRSVLYSRTGAGQVLVEAAASRGTSIRS from the coding sequence ATGGGCCTGTGGCATTTCAACGCCGACACACTCGCCGGGAGCCGGTTCGTGCTCTCACCGCTCGCCGAGACCTTCGCGAGCCTGAAACTGCTGCACGCGGGCTCCGGCAACCACCCCGGCGAACAGGCGTGGCTGCGCGCGCACCTGCCCGCCTACCGGCGCCTCCTCGTCGGCGACCCCGTCACCGCGCTCCTCGTCCGCGCCGGACTGGGCCGGGACTGGATCGCCGACTTCCTCACCCCCACGCCACTGGACGAGGAGTCCTTCGAGGAAGGCGTCGAGCGGGTGCGCGCCGCCGACCCGGAGGCGGCCCGAGCGCACCTGCGGACCTCGCTCGCGGGACCGCTGCCGGCCGCGCTGGAGCGGGACGACCTGCCCGAACGTGCGGCCCGGCTCCTGGAGTACGTCTGGGCGGACACCGTACGGCCCTCCTGGACCCGGCGGCGGCACGTCCTCGAAGCCGATGTCGTCGCACGGACCGCGCAGGTCAGCCGGGGCGGCTGGGCCGCGGTGCTGGACACCCTGCGGCCGGGCACGCGCTGGCTCGGCGAGAACCGGTTCCAGGTCAACCTGCACGAGTATCCGCCGCGCGAGCTCTCCGGCGCCCAGCTCGTCTTCGTGCCGGTCACCCCGAAGACCGGCTGGGTGGCGTGGGACGAGCCGCGGCGCCGCTACGCCGTCGTCTATCCCTGCGCCGGCGCCCTCGCCGACACCGACGCGCGCCGCGCCTCCGTGCCCACGGGCCTCGGGGCCCTGCTGGGCCGCGCCCGCGCCGAGGTCCTGCTCCTGCTCGCCTCCCCGCTCAGCACCACCCAGCTGACCGCCGTGACCGGCCAGACCCTGGGCTCCGTGGGCCGCCACCTGCGCGTACTCCTTGACGCGGGCCTGGTGCAACGCCGCCGGGCCGG